A genomic region of Candidatus Coatesbacteria bacterium contains the following coding sequences:
- a CDS encoding ATP-binding cassette domain-containing protein, translating into MSSLLEARGVAREFIDGDRRLEVLSAVDLEVQRGETLVIVGASGAGKSTLLHILGALDRPTAGSVLLNGEELVGGSDRRLAQVRSRSVGFVFQLHHLLPEFDALENVALPLLAQGVDVAAADHRAGTILGRVGLGERLHHSPMKLSGGEQQRVAIARALVKEPELVLLDEPTGNLDRETGNRVLDLLFALAAENGAGFVIVSHDRALARRADRALLLRDGVLHPLDP; encoded by the coding sequence ATGAGTAGCCTGCTCGAGGCGCGGGGTGTGGCCCGGGAGTTCATCGACGGCGACCGACGCCTGGAGGTCCTCAGCGCCGTCGACCTCGAGGTCCAACGCGGCGAGACCCTGGTGATCGTCGGCGCCTCCGGGGCCGGCAAGAGCACCCTGCTGCACATCCTCGGCGCCCTGGATCGGCCGACGGCGGGGTCCGTCCTCCTCAACGGCGAGGAGCTCGTCGGTGGCAGCGACCGCCGCCTGGCCCAGGTGCGCTCGCGCAGCGTGGGCTTCGTCTTCCAGCTCCACCACCTGCTGCCCGAATTCGACGCCCTCGAGAACGTCGCCCTGCCACTGTTGGCCCAGGGCGTCGACGTCGCCGCGGCCGACCACCGGGCCGGGACCATCCTCGGACGGGTCGGTCTGGGCGAACGCCTCCACCACTCACCGATGAAGCTCTCCGGCGGTGAGCAGCAGCGGGTGGCCATCGCCCGGGCCCTGGTCAAGGAACCCGAGCTGGTGCTCCTCGACGAGCCGACGGGCAACCTGGATCGGGAGACCGGGAATCGGGTCCTGGACCTGCTGTTCGCCCTGGCCGCCGAGAACGGCGCCGGTTTCGTCATCGTCAGCCACGACCGGGCCCTGGCGCGACGGGCCGACCGCGCCCTGTTACTGCGCGACGGCGTCCTGCAT
- a CDS encoding FtsX-like permease family protein, which produces MTPDVQSLNPLLTVALVVGAVVVIGGAILAVGRLGRFESRVALRYLRSGRKGFLRVITWISVAGIALGVASLIIVLAVMEGFEVNLRAKIVANNPHVTVINYMRRPLKDWRSTLETVRGVEGVAAAAPAIYMEGMLVNKSNTLGAVFRGVDPDQEGGITSLPGMTVEGEFSFAPAHRDDIPHIALDGDSPRHGVVLGKELAYELGVGVGNEVLLVMPTGEWDPLTPIPPKMEKLQITGVVSTGMYEYDAQLAYISLELAQEFMSIGDKVTALEIRCEDIYEAPAVSARLNEILGAEYYARDWTVTNSRLFAAMELEKFAMFLALVLIVLVAAFNVISNLIMLAVEKTRDIGVMKSFGVDRRQVRGVFLGVGVTLGSLGTIIGGALGTLLAWLLERYSFIELPADLYNMDHLPAVVAVPDVLIVVGSSMLITLLATLYPAWRASRLDPLEAVRYE; this is translated from the coding sequence GTGACCCCCGACGTCCAGAGCCTGAACCCCTTGCTGACCGTCGCCCTGGTGGTGGGCGCCGTGGTGGTCATCGGCGGCGCCATCCTGGCCGTCGGCCGCCTGGGACGCTTCGAGTCCCGGGTGGCCCTGCGTTATTTGCGCTCGGGCCGCAAGGGTTTTCTGCGCGTGATCACCTGGATCAGCGTCGCCGGCATCGCCCTGGGCGTGGCCAGCCTGATCATCGTCCTGGCGGTGATGGAGGGCTTCGAGGTCAACCTGCGGGCCAAGATCGTCGCCAACAATCCCCACGTGACGGTGATCAACTACATGCGCCGTCCCCTGAAGGACTGGCGGTCGACCCTGGAGACCGTCCGCGGCGTCGAGGGCGTGGCGGCGGCGGCGCCGGCGATCTACATGGAGGGGATGCTGGTCAACAAAAGCAACACCCTGGGGGCGGTCTTCCGCGGGGTGGATCCCGACCAGGAGGGCGGGATCACCAGCCTGCCCGGCATGACCGTCGAAGGGGAGTTTTCCTTTGCTCCGGCGCACCGCGACGACATCCCCCACATTGCTCTGGACGGTGATTCACCGCGGCACGGCGTGGTGCTGGGCAAGGAACTGGCCTACGAGCTGGGCGTCGGCGTCGGCAACGAGGTCCTGCTGGTGATGCCCACCGGAGAGTGGGACCCGCTGACACCGATCCCCCCCAAGATGGAGAAGCTGCAGATCACCGGCGTCGTCTCCACCGGGATGTACGAGTACGACGCCCAATTGGCCTACATCTCCCTCGAATTGGCCCAGGAGTTCATGAGCATCGGGGACAAGGTCACCGCCCTCGAGATCCGCTGCGAGGATATCTACGAGGCCCCGGCCGTTTCGGCCCGCCTCAACGAGATTCTGGGCGCCGAGTACTACGCCCGGGACTGGACGGTGACCAACTCCCGCCTGTTCGCGGCCATGGAGCTGGAGAAGTTCGCCATGTTCCTGGCCCTGGTGCTGATCGTCCTGGTGGCGGCCTTCAACGTGATCAGCAACCTGATCATGCTGGCCGTGGAGAAGACCCGGGACATCGGCGTGATGAAGAGCTTCGGCGTCGACCGGCGCCAGGTGCGCGGCGTCTTCCTCGGCGTTGGCGTCACCCTGGGCTCCCTGGGGACGATCATCGGCGGTGCGCTGGGTACCCTGCTGGCCTGGTTGCTCGAGCGCTACAGCTTCATCGAACTGCCCGCCGACCTCTACAACATGGACCACCTGCCCGCCGTGGTCGCCGTCCCCGACGTGCTGATCGTCGTCGGCTCCTCAATGCTGATCACCCTGTTGGCCACCCTCTACCCCGCCTGGCGCGCCAGCCGCCTCGATCCCCTGGAGGCCGTCCGCTATGAGTAG
- a CDS encoding HEPN domain-containing protein: protein MNRERVEELLTSARVRLMEVRYLLESREEIDFAEIGLLCHEAALQAMRAYLTACGNVPSSTRDLPHLLDELLEIDITCDPLIEPAVELEELSRKVGGAAAAKRALGLAAGFSEFFLVRLRAAGYDPAPPTSEND, encoded by the coding sequence GGTGCGGTTGATGGAGGTTCGTTATCTGCTCGAGAGCCGGGAAGAGATCGATTTCGCCGAGATCGGCCTCCTGTGTCACGAAGCCGCACTCCAGGCCATGCGGGCCTATCTGACGGCCTGCGGGAACGTTCCCTCGTCAACCCGCGATCTGCCCCACCTACTCGACGAGCTGCTGGAGATCGATATCACCTGTGATCCGCTGATCGAACCCGCCGTCGAGCTCGAGGAGCTCAGCCGCAAGGTCGGCGGCGCCGCCGCGGCCAAGCGCGCCCTCGGTCTGGCCGCCGGCTTCAGCGAATTTTTTCTCGTACGCCTGCGCGCCGCGGGTTACGATCCCGCTCCGCCGACGAGTGAGAACGACTAG